From a region of the Lactuca sativa cultivar Salinas chromosome 4, Lsat_Salinas_v11, whole genome shotgun sequence genome:
- the LOC111889831 gene encoding uncharacterized protein At2g33490, translated as MKTPFKKLRGLGLHRHNTHRPPAQLDELSQASQDMHDMKDCYDSLLSAAAATANSAYEFSESLREMGDCLLEKTSLNDDEDSGRVLLMLGKVQFEIQKLVDNYRAHISRTITAPSESLLSELRVVEDMKRQCDEKRMTYDEMKLRHKDKRKSGGEYVSSHQLRAAQEEFDEDATLFVFRMKSLKKGQSRSLLTQAARHHAAQMCFFRKSLRSLEAIEPHVMLVTQQQHIDYQFSGLEEEEEDDDDDDRNSVFLTDDDTEDDSEEDMHQDGELSFEYQRGDPKNEASSSENSMELDSAADITFPQVAVKANMEEQRKPLWNSSTFGVEVNAGSKCKSAPLSASAASSNMERDPRQMRQSSARKLNTYVLPTPTPTSQKTNNNNNNLWHSSPLVSSSSSGPIHPSNTQSALSKPTPLPSPTASQIEHHPSVSAKKIKRYAFSGPLAGSSSSSRNKAPLSATVSGPIPITRTPLASTTKLSSGNTNTNSNSFVSSPKISELHELPRPPANLASIKVKPPLKPAFSAPLVTITNKPLSLHASSQRMLSPSPPRTPISISIRNS; from the exons ATGAAAACTCCCTTTAAAAAACTGCGTGGGTTAGGGCTACACAGGCATAATACTCATCGACCTCCCGCTCAATTGGATGAGCTTTCGCAGGCTTCCCAG GACATGCATGACATGAAAGATTGCTATGACAGTTTACTTTCTGCAGCAGCAGCCACAGCGAACAGTGCTTACG AGTTCTCGGAGTCATTGCGGGAAATGGGAGATTGTCTTCTCGAGAAAACCTCGTTAAACGATGATGAAGACAGCG GTAGAGTCTTGCTAATGCTGGGAAAGGTGCAGTTTGAAATCCAGAAGCTGGTGGATAATTAT CGTGCACATATTTCTCGCACAATCACAGCCCCTTCAGAGTCCCTTCTCAGTGAATTGCGTGTTGTTGAG GACATGAAAAGGCAATGCGACGAGAAGAG GATGACGTATGATGAGATGAAATTACGACACAAAGACAAGAGAAAATCAGGAGGAGAATACGTGTCTTCCCATCAGCTGCGAGCAGCTCAAGAAGAATTTGATGAGGACGCCACTTTATTTGTTTTCCGCATGAAGTCTTTGAAAAAGGGTCAGTCCCGTAGTCTTCTAACACAGGCTGCTCGTCACCATGCTGCTCAGATGTGTTTTTTCAGGAAGTCTCTCAGATCTCTTGAAGCGATCGAGCCGCATGTTATGTTAGTAACCCAACAGCAGCATATCGATTACCAGTTCAGtgggcttgaagaagaagaagaagacgacgatgatgatgataGAAACTCTGTTTTTCTTACTGATGATGACACTGAAGATGACAGCGAAGAAGACATGCATCAAGATGGTGAATTGAGCTTTGAGTACCAGAGGGGCGATCCGAAAAATGAAGCTTCTAGCTCAGAAAACTCCATGGAG TTGGATAGCGCAGCAGACATTACCTTTCCACAAGTTGCAGTAAAGGCAAACATGGAGGAGCAGAGGAAACCCCTATGGAACTCATCTACATTTGGTGTAGAGGTGAATGCAGGCAGCAAATGCAAATCAGCACCACTTTCTGCTTCTGCTGCAAGCAGTAATATGGAGCGGGACCCAAGACAGATGAGGCAGTCATCTGCTCGAAAGCTGAATACATATGTTCTCCCAACACCAACACCAACATcacaaaaaacaaataataataacaataatttgTGGCATTCATCACCTTTAGTATCCAGCAGCAGCTCAGGACCAATTCATCCATCAAACACACAATCAGCACTCAGCAAACCCACTCCACTACCCTCTCCAACAGCAAGTCAAATTGAGCATCATCCAAGTGTTAGTGCCAAAAAAATCAAAAGATATGCTTTCTCTGGTCCTTTGGCTggaagtagtagtagtagtagaaaCAAGGCTCCTTTATCTGCGACTGTGAGTGGTCCTATTCCTATCACACGCACACCATTGGCCTCAACTACAAAACTATCCAGTGGTAATACTAATACTAATAGTAACAGTTTTGTTTCATCACCTAAAATCAGTGAACTCCATGAGCTCCCCAGACCTCCTGCAAACTTAGCCTCTATCAAAGTCAAACCACCCTTAAAACCTGCCTTCTCTGCTCCTTTGGTTACAATTACAAACAAGCCCCTCAGCCTCCATGCATCTTCTCAACGAATGCTTTCACCTTCGCCTCCTCGGACACCCATCTCCATCTCCATAAGGAACAGCTAA
- the LOC111889894 gene encoding uncharacterized protein LOC111889894 has product MKDLSFLGLHNSLGLKMNKGLKNLCTGDTSTSTLKQQKSPPMAAGNSQQQATLEEMIMRLDLEEKMAARAKLQEEDGDGQQHRMSCVNSSDILRCARNALNQYPRFSLDGKDAMYRSSFRNPTSVAVDLRSCLPAKVAGERVIWCTPGAVGRLMGLDAMPIPVRLNHRINSNLRRRCFHHRLASSSTAGYCVMKPLRDQPGWPMRRFI; this is encoded by the coding sequence ATGAAAGACCTGTCGTTCCTTGGCCTCCACAACTCCCTTGGTTTGAAGATGAACAAGGGGTTGAAGAACCTGTGCACGGGCGACACCTCCACCTCCACTCTGAAGCAGCAAAAGTCTCCTCCCATGGCGGCCGGAAACAGCCAGCAGCAGGCGACACTGGAGGAGATGATCATGCGGTTGGACTTGGAGGAGAAAATGGCAGCAAGAGCAAAGCTACAAGAAGAGGATGGGGATGGGCAGCAGCATAGGATGTCGTGTGTAAACAGCTCAGACATCTTACGGTGTGCCAGAAATGCACTGAATCAGTACCCGAGGTTTTCTCTTGATGGGAAGGACGCCATGTATCGATCTTCCTTTCGAAACCCAACATCAGTAGCAGTGGATCTGAGAAGCTGTTTGCCTGCAAAAGTTGCAGGGGAGAGGGTGATCTGGTGCACACCGGGTGCTGTGGGTAGGCTAATGGGACTCGATGCAATGCCAATTCCTGTAAGACTAAACCACAGAATCAACTCCAATCTCAGGAGAAGATGTTTCCATCACCGTCTTGCTTCTTCTTCCACTGCCGGATACTGTGTCATGAAGCCACTACGCGATCAACCAGGCTGGCCCATGCGTCGCTTTATCTAG